A DNA window from Paenibacillus andongensis contains the following coding sequences:
- a CDS encoding metallophosphoesterase: MQSPPPISRRSFLKKGTVLAGSFIASGGLLGSYAGFLEPKWVEITRITLPFERLPNAFHGIKLLQFSDIHIGHHFDLQDLERVMKLIQKEKADMLCFTGDLFDADINEDPDLTSQLLGSLEAPLGKWAVLGNHDKWIGYNYTLPILHNGGFQSLVNAFQTITYKGQTIQIAGVEDMLTGKPDIAKTLRGANAQVFTLLLSHCPDFADKATERAIDLQLSGHTHGGQIRLPGVGAVITPPRGRNYVIGLNEVPNSKMLVYTNRGIGTTTLPFRLMCRPEITVITLEKRKP; the protein is encoded by the coding sequence ATGCAATCACCACCCCCGATCTCAAGACGCTCTTTTCTCAAGAAAGGTACTGTGCTTGCAGGCTCTTTCATCGCTTCCGGAGGTTTACTTGGCAGTTATGCTGGTTTCTTGGAACCCAAATGGGTCGAGATTACGAGAATAACGCTGCCTTTCGAGCGTCTCCCCAATGCCTTCCATGGTATTAAACTTCTACAATTCAGCGATATCCACATTGGTCATCACTTCGACCTTCAGGACTTAGAACGCGTCATGAAGCTTATTCAGAAAGAAAAAGCGGATATGCTTTGTTTTACTGGCGATTTATTTGACGCAGATATTAATGAAGATCCAGATCTAACCAGTCAATTATTGGGCAGCTTAGAGGCACCCTTGGGAAAATGGGCAGTACTTGGCAACCACGATAAGTGGATTGGGTACAACTACACGCTCCCGATCCTGCATAACGGAGGCTTTCAATCTCTCGTTAACGCTTTTCAGACGATCACTTATAAAGGACAAACGATACAAATAGCAGGCGTTGAGGATATGCTGACGGGTAAACCGGATATCGCGAAAACCTTGCGCGGGGCCAATGCTCAAGTATTTACGTTGCTGCTTTCTCATTGTCCTGATTTTGCGGATAAGGCAACTGAACGCGCCATCGATTTGCAATTATCCGGTCATACACACGGCGGTCAAATACGGTTACCAGGAGTTGGAGCTGTTATTACACCACCGCGCGGTAGAAATTATGTCATAGGGCTTAATGAAGTGCCTAATTCGAAAATGCTTGTTTACACCAATCGCGGTATTGGAACAACGACGCTCCCTTTTCGCCTGATGTGCAGGCCGGAGATTACTGTAATTACATTAGAAAAACGAAAACCCTGA
- a CDS encoding PucR family transcriptional regulator, with product MHLTIREALSIYPLTEAKLVAGKQGDSRIVKSVNVMDAPDIADWTKSGEMLFTTAFAMKDSPQETVNLLRKLNDRGAAGLGIKLGRFWSELPQIVADEADRLHFPIIEMPFQFTFSDQMNALFNAEYRRNTQLLQNVLEKQKKLMQFGLKQDNMLSMFQLISDILGYPMAVVGARGQILYNTSTWSPDQLSQNWPWKRKSGWVYAGKERAYRVGLHQQDDEPLGHLLIIPDAVLLANVEEGLFQQAADILTFHMCYTFRSHVEASAQRDLQNNLIRYLDKGTSLEEFLEQAEARGISIFTGAYQCVISKNKPEKLLEEQPQLKLKNLKQYMESHPKSSGLTGHHFVFKDLMFSIYSTNQVDGFPEEELSQLLTKYASDSGCIEEAGEIAFYTSSMKLKPTALREAYMECLETQRMASKLGLPDRVLHYETIEFAHLFQNVSSSMMEDYCAKILRPLLEKDAEYSQEMIRTLEVFIRNDGQVSEAAKQLFIHRNTVTYRLEKISDLLQVDFKKVNDLLKLKAVFLFRQFLHVR from the coding sequence ATGCATCTTACCATTCGTGAGGCATTATCCATATATCCTTTAACGGAAGCGAAGCTTGTTGCAGGCAAGCAAGGTGATTCACGCATCGTCAAATCAGTCAATGTGATGGATGCTCCTGACATTGCGGATTGGACGAAATCCGGAGAGATGCTCTTCACCACGGCTTTCGCGATGAAGGATAGTCCGCAAGAAACGGTTAATTTACTTCGTAAATTAAATGATCGTGGAGCTGCTGGGTTAGGGATCAAGCTAGGGCGTTTCTGGTCGGAGCTGCCGCAGATTGTTGCAGATGAAGCAGATCGGCTGCATTTTCCGATTATCGAGATGCCCTTTCAATTTACGTTCTCAGATCAAATGAATGCCCTATTTAACGCTGAATACCGCCGCAATACGCAGCTGCTGCAAAATGTTCTGGAGAAACAGAAGAAGCTGATGCAATTCGGATTGAAACAGGATAATATGCTTTCCATGTTCCAATTAATCAGTGACATTCTTGGTTATCCTATGGCGGTAGTGGGAGCTCGGGGACAAATTTTATATAACACAAGCACATGGAGTCCAGATCAACTCTCTCAGAATTGGCCGTGGAAACGGAAATCAGGCTGGGTGTACGCAGGTAAGGAACGCGCTTATCGTGTAGGACTGCATCAGCAGGACGATGAGCCTCTTGGACATTTATTGATAATTCCTGATGCGGTTCTACTCGCAAACGTGGAGGAAGGTTTATTCCAGCAAGCTGCAGATATCCTGACCTTCCATATGTGCTATACGTTCCGATCGCATGTTGAAGCATCCGCACAACGCGATTTACAAAACAATCTCATACGCTACTTGGATAAAGGAACCTCTTTAGAGGAATTCCTTGAACAGGCGGAAGCTAGAGGGATATCGATCTTTACAGGAGCTTATCAATGTGTGATTAGCAAAAATAAGCCTGAAAAACTGCTGGAGGAGCAGCCCCAACTTAAGCTCAAGAACCTCAAACAATATATGGAATCACATCCGAAATCAAGCGGTTTAACTGGACACCATTTTGTGTTCAAGGATTTGATGTTCTCGATCTATTCAACGAATCAGGTTGATGGGTTTCCAGAGGAAGAGCTGTCACAGCTTCTGACCAAGTACGCTAGCGATTCGGGATGCATCGAAGAAGCCGGTGAAATTGCTTTCTATACAAGCTCTATGAAATTAAAGCCAACAGCGTTAAGGGAAGCCTATATGGAATGTTTGGAGACGCAGCGTATGGCGTCCAAGCTTGGACTGCCAGATCGTGTGCTTCATTATGAAACCATCGAATTCGCACATCTCTTCCAGAACGTATCTTCCAGTATGATGGAAGATTACTGTGCCAAAATTCTACGTCCTTTACTTGAAAAAGATGCCGAGTATTCGCAAGAGATGATTCGAACTTTAGAGGTATTCATTCGTAATGATGGTCAAGTAAGCGAGGCGGCAAAGCAATTATTTATTCATAGGAATACCGTAACGTATCGCTTGGAGAAGATTAGTGATCTCTTACAGGTTGATTTCAAAAAAGTAAACGATCTATTAAAATTGAAGGCCGTCTTCTTGTTCCGCCAATTTTTACATGTTAGATAG
- a CDS encoding PaaI family thioesterase has translation MDDANERMNKRLQQLAASAEPTFWGFLGCEFVSMQDNIITIALEAKTHHLNPIGIVHGGVLSSLLDNAMGIVVMVARPEDKVVTTNLNVHFVAPLYEGRLLVTAELVHQSRKMITTQGRVFDREGNLGTIGTGTFRVI, from the coding sequence ATGGATGATGCTAACGAACGAATGAATAAGAGGCTGCAGCAATTAGCAGCATCAGCAGAGCCTACGTTTTGGGGCTTTCTTGGCTGTGAATTTGTAAGTATGCAAGACAATATCATCACGATTGCTTTGGAAGCCAAAACGCATCACTTAAACCCGATAGGGATCGTCCATGGCGGTGTACTATCTTCCTTGCTGGACAATGCGATGGGAATTGTTGTGATGGTGGCCAGACCGGAGGATAAGGTTGTAACAACGAATTTGAATGTTCATTTTGTAGCTCCGCTTTATGAAGGCCGATTATTGGTGACGGCTGAGCTTGTTCATCAATCCCGTAAGATGATAACTACGCAAGGTCGTGTTTTTGACCGTGAAGGCAATTTGGGGACGATTGGTACGGGAACGTTTCGAGTGATTTGA
- a CDS encoding long-chain-fatty-acid--CoA ligase: MNEAKPWLRHYPSEVAPTYEYPKHNLARLLVDSAHKFPDRPSLYFLGKTLRYREVLDASYRFANALKELGVSQGDRVSIMLPNCPSAIIAYFGTLMMGGIVVMTNPLYVERELVHQLSDSGATVIVTLDLLFDRVQKAKTQTPIRHVIVTSIKDYLPFPKNVLYPIKMKKDGANLAVTYGEGVYSYKKLLRAASRAPICVDVEVDEDIALLQYTGGTTGISKGVMLTHTNLIANTYQTSHWCYRTRIGEERFLGAIPCFHVFGLTVLLNQSMYRAGMLILIPKFDINLILDTIHSLKPTIFPGAPTMYIALINHKRVKEVDISSINVCVSGSAPLPLEVQERFEALTGGRLIEGYGLTETSPVTHANPIWGFRKIGSIGIPFPDTDTKVVDSDSGQELPVGEIGEIIIKGPQVMKGYWQREYETAMTIRDGWLYTGDMGRMDEDGFFSIVDRKKDLIIAGGYNIYPRDIEEVLFEHPAILEAVVAGVPDEYRGETVKAFIVLRPGMTLTEKELELWCRERLAAYKVPRKVEFRQSLPKTMIGKVLRRQLLEEEKTV; the protein is encoded by the coding sequence ATAATCTTGCACGTTTGTTGGTAGATTCCGCGCATAAGTTTCCGGACCGGCCTTCCTTGTATTTCTTGGGGAAAACGCTGCGTTATCGGGAGGTATTGGACGCCTCCTATCGTTTTGCCAATGCTTTGAAAGAGTTAGGCGTTAGCCAAGGGGATCGGGTGTCGATTATGCTGCCGAATTGTCCTTCGGCTATCATCGCCTACTTCGGAACCCTGATGATGGGCGGGATCGTCGTCATGACGAATCCGCTTTATGTGGAGCGAGAGCTGGTTCACCAGCTCTCGGATTCCGGAGCAACTGTTATTGTAACGTTGGATTTGCTGTTTGATCGTGTGCAAAAGGCGAAAACGCAAACACCGATTCGACATGTGATTGTGACTTCAATTAAGGATTATTTGCCCTTTCCCAAAAATGTCTTATATCCGATTAAAATGAAAAAAGATGGTGCAAACCTTGCTGTCACATACGGGGAGGGTGTTTATTCTTATAAAAAGCTGCTCCGCGCAGCTTCTCGCGCCCCGATTTGTGTAGATGTGGAGGTTGACGAGGATATTGCCCTTCTTCAATATACCGGAGGGACGACGGGGATATCCAAAGGAGTCATGCTGACGCACACCAATTTGATTGCTAATACGTACCAAACCAGTCATTGGTGCTATCGTACTCGGATAGGTGAAGAAAGATTCTTGGGGGCTATTCCATGCTTCCATGTCTTTGGCTTGACAGTCTTGTTGAATCAATCCATGTATCGGGCAGGGATGCTGATTCTCATTCCAAAGTTTGATATCAACTTAATTTTGGACACGATTCATTCATTGAAGCCAACGATTTTCCCGGGTGCGCCAACCATGTACATTGCATTAATTAATCATAAACGCGTGAAGGAAGTAGATATTTCTTCTATTAATGTTTGTGTAAGCGGTTCAGCGCCGCTTCCGTTAGAGGTGCAAGAGCGCTTCGAGGCATTGACTGGCGGTAGATTAATTGAAGGTTATGGGTTGACGGAAACCTCCCCTGTTACGCATGCGAATCCCATTTGGGGTTTTCGGAAAATAGGCTCAATTGGGATCCCTTTTCCGGATACTGATACGAAGGTGGTTGATTCAGATTCAGGCCAAGAGCTGCCGGTTGGGGAAATTGGCGAAATTATTATTAAAGGGCCTCAGGTGATGAAAGGCTATTGGCAGCGAGAGTACGAAACGGCTATGACCATCAGAGATGGCTGGCTTTATACGGGCGACATGGGGCGTATGGATGAGGATGGGTTCTTCTCGATTGTTGATCGCAAGAAGGATTTAATCATAGCCGGAGGCTACAATATTTATCCGCGTGATATTGAGGAGGTTCTCTTCGAGCATCCGGCCATTCTGGAGGCTGTTGTTGCAGGGGTACCGGATGAGTATCGGGGAGAAACGGTGAAAGCATTTATCGTGTTAAGACCGGGAATGACGCTAACGGAAAAGGAACTTGAATTGTGGTGCCGTGAGCGATTGGCTGCCTATAAAGTGCCTCGGAAAGTCGAATTCCGCCAGTCTCTGCCGAAAACGATGATTGGAAAGGTGCTGCGCAGGCAATTACTAGAGGAAGAGAAGACGGTTTAA